TTTCATGTATGCTCTGAGTCAGTCTAAGCATGTAAATTAAAGCATTGTCTTATTTTCCACACGTATCCAATTTGCCTAACCATGCAGAAGATTAATGAGGAACTTCATGATGGTAAAATTAACAGAATATCCTATTGATGCGAAGCACGAAGTCACAGGCACATGCACATTGAAGTAGACTTAAAAACTCATATGACTTGACAAAGTAACCTACCCTGGGTCTCTCCCAATGTTCTAATTTAAGTTGTGAGGTGAACTGACAAAGTATGCCTTTTAATTATACATCAATTCTGGCAGAAACTGCATGTATTTCAACTTTGTAGTCATGAAGAAGTTCGCCGTTGATGAAAATATGAACTCATTATGATGCTTACTTGAAGAATGCAAATAATTAATATTTTGCAGACCATATATATCACCTACCTCATTGGTTCCACAAAGTATTTTTTTCAATAAGTTATCCTTGCAATATAATTAGTTTGCATCTTTAGTTTGTGATCCTCTTCACCATCATACATATTCTATATACTAGATTCATGGAAGTTGGCATAATGGCATGTGTTTCCTTCTCCTCGCCCACGACTATACCTCTCTTGGAGAGCATCATGCTACCAGCGCCAGTTACCACCGGCCAGGCTCCACCGTAATCTTCCCATGTTGGATGACCAAGTGCTACACACTTCCCTTTGGCGATGGCACCACGGATGAGCGGATGTCATCCAAATAAATACGTTAAGCTGGCGACGACGAGGTATATGACAAGATGAAAAGCTTCGTAGCGAGGGATGCCAGAAGGAGGCGAGAGGAGTGTGGGTAGTGGGTGAGAACGGCTGCATATAATTCTCTCTCGCGCTGCGCTCCGCAACTCGCAGAAAACGTCATTCAGTTCCCGGATACCCTGCTCTTCGCCCCTGATGGACACCATAAATTCGAAGTTGTGCTCCAGCCTGCAGTTCCTGTCCTGCTCCCCGCAACACACCTCCTCATCTTGATCCACAACCATTGGTACGGTAGAACCTCTTCTAACCATTGTTGTTTTTTCATGTATGCTCTCAGTCAGTCTAAGCATGTAAATTGAAGCATTGTCTTATTTTCCACACATATGCAATTTGCCTAACCATGCAGAAGATTAACAAGGAACTTCATGATGGTAAAATTAACAGAATATCCTATTGATGCGAAACACGAAGTCACAGGCACATGCGCATTGAAGTAGACTTAAAAACTCATATGACTTGACAAAGTAACCTACCCTGGGTCTCTCTCAATGTTCTAATTTAAGTTATGAGGTGAACTGACAAAGTATGCCTTTTAATTATACATCAATTCTGACAGAAACTACATGTATTTCAACTTTGTAGTCATGAAGAAGTTCGCCGTTGATGAAAATATGAACTCATTATGATGCTTACTTGAAGAATGCAAATAATTAATATTTTGCAGACCATATATATCATCTACCTCGTTGGTTCCACAAAGTATTTTTTTAAATAAGTTATCCTTGTAATATAATTAGTTTGCATCTTTAGCTTGTGATCCTCTTCACCATCATACATATTCTATATACTAGATTCATGGAAGTTGGCATAATGGCATGTGTTTCCTTCTCCTCGCCCACGACTATACCTCTCTTGGAGAGCATCATGCTACTAGTGCCAGTTACCACTGGTCAGGCTCCACCGTAATCTTCCCATGTTGGATGACCAAGTGCTACACACTTCCCTTTGGCGATGGCACCGCGGATGAGCGGATGTCATCCAAATAAATACGTTAAGCTGGCGACAACGAGGTATTTGACAAGACGAAAAGCTTCGTAGCGAGGGATGCCGGAAGGAGGCGAGAGGAGTGTGGGTAGTGGGTGAGAACGGTTGCATATAATTCTCTCTCGCGCTGCGCTCCGCAACTCGTAGAAAACGTCATTCAGTTGCTGGATACCCTGCTCTTCGCCCCTGATGAACACCATAAATTCGAAGTTGTGCTGCAGCCTGCAGTTCCTGTCCTGCTCCCCGCGACACACCTCCTCATCTTGATCCACAACCATTGGTACGGTAGAACCTCTTCTAACCATTGTTTTTTTTTCATGTATGCTCTCAGTCAGTCTAAGCATGTAAATTGAAGCATTGTCTTATTTTCCACATGTATCCAGTTTGCCTAACCATGCAGAAGATTAATGAGGAACTTCATGATGATAAAATTGACAGAATATCCTATTGATGCGAAGCACGAAGTCACAGACACATGCGCATTGAAGTAGACTTAAAAACTCATATGACTTAAAAAAGTAACCTACCCTGGGTCTCTCCCAATGTTCTAATTTAAGTTGTGAGGTGAACTGACAAAGTATGCCTTTTAATTATACATCAATTCTAGCAGAAACTACATGTATTTCAACTTTGTAGTCATGAAGAAGTTTGCCGTTGATGAAAATATGAACTTAATAGGATGCTTACTTAAAGAATACAAATAATTAATATTTTGCAGACCATATATATCATCTACGTCATTGTTTCCACAAAGTATTTTTTTCCAATAAGTTATCCTTGCAATATAATTAGTTTGCATCTTTAGCTTGTGATCCTCTTCACCATCATACATATTCTATATACTAGATTCATGGAAGTTGGCATAATGGCATGTGTTCCCCTCTCCTCGCCCACGACTATACCTCTCTTGGAGAGCATCATGCTACCAACGCTAGTTACCACTGGCCAGGCTCCACCGTAATCTTCTCATGTTGGATGACCAAGTGCTACACACTTCCCTTTGATGATGGCACCGCGGATGAGCGGATGTCATCCAAATAAATACGTTAAGCTGGCGACGACGAGGTATATGACAAGACGGAAAGCTTCATAGCGAGGGATGTCGGAAGGAGGCGAGAGGAGTGTGGGTAGTGGGTGAGAACGGCTGCATATAATTCTCTCTCGCGCTGCGCTCCGCAACTCGCAGAAAACGTCATTCAGTTCCTGGATACCCTGCTCTTCGCCCCTGATGGACACCATAAATTCGAAGTTGTGCTGCAGCCTGCAGTTCCTGTCCTGCTCCCCGCGACACACCTCCTCATCTTGATCCACAACCATTGGTACGGCAGAACCTCTTCTAACCATTGTTGTTTTTTCATGTATGCTCTCAGTCAGTCTAAGCATGTAAATTGAAGCATTGTCTTATTTTCCACATGTATCCAATTTGCCTAACCATGCAGAAGATTAATGAGGAACTTCATGATGATAAAATTGACAGAATATCCTGTTGATGGGGAGCACGAAGTCACAAGCACATGCGCATTGAAGTAGACTTAAAAACTCATATGACTTGACAAAGTAACCTACCCTGGGTCTCCCTATGTTCTCATTTAAGTTGTGAGGTGAACTGACAAAGTATGCCTTTTAATTATACATCAATTCTGGCAGATACTACATGTATTTCAACTTTGTAGTCATAAAAAAGTTCGCCGGTGATGAAAATATGAACTTATTAGGATGCTTACTTGAAGAATGCAAATAATTAATATTTTGCAGACTATATATATCATCTACCTCATTGGTTTCACAAAGTATTTTTTTTCAATAAGTTATCCTTGCAATATAATTAGTTTGCGTCTTTAGCTTGTGATCCTCTTCACTATCATACATATTCTATATACTAGATTTATGGAAGTTGGCATAATGGCATGTGTTTCCTTCTCCTCGCCCACGACTATACCTTTTTTGGAGAGCATCATGCTACCAGCGCCAGTTACCACTGGCCAGGCTCTATCGTAATCTTCCCCTGTTGGATGACCAAATGCTACACACTTCCCTTTGGCGATGGCACCGGCCTAGTAACATCCACATTTTTCAAGCATTTATGTACTACTACAATGTATTAGCAAGACTTAGTTCAAGTATTAATCGATCTCTACTATTTTTTCGTGAATatgtatgtttgttttttcaatctCATATCCTAAACATGAATGAATGTTGAACTTTCAGCAAACTTTAATCTATTCACATCTTCTCATATATATATTTCTAGCAGCCATGCATCAAGATGACAAGCGGGGCGAAAGCTTGTTGTGAGGAAGATAGGTTGCTAGATGGTCATGTTAACACGCACCCAATCTTCTCTTCCACACTTCTTCACTGCAAACTGGTTAAATTTCTCTTCTTTGATAACTTAATGATATATTGGTCAATTTATACAAAAATGATATCTCATGTTTTGCACATTCACTTACTTTATGAAGTTCTTATCAATCTAACAAAAAttgacgggcgcagcaacgcgcgctttCATGATCTAGTAGCAAACATAAAAAACAATAGAAGTTACATAAAAACACGTCAATTTCCATAATCCTAAGGGTACAACCGCAAGAACGATTACTTCGCCACGCGGAATGCGAGTGTGTGACTAATTCCTGAGGTCTGCCTCTCCTTTCCTAACCCGCGTCGCTAATTCTCGTCGCGAACTTCTCGCCGGAGGAGCAGAGGAGCTCACAAGAGAAGGCCATGGGGCCACCGCAGCCagccaagggcatcatcagcatCGAGGCCTGCGCGCGGCCGATCGCCGTCGACCACCGCATCAGCCTTCCCTACTACTTCCGCATCGCGGGCACCCTCCTCCGCCAGGTCAAACCCTAACCATCTTCGAAATCTCTCGCTCGGAATTCCTACCGCCACTATAGATCTGGCCTTTTGGGGCTGAAATTTAGCTTCTAGCTGTTCTTTCGCAATTCGCGGTAGTTTTCTTGTTCTGTTAACGCGCGGTGTGGTGAATTTGGTCTGTAGTACGTAATTAACGTCAGTGCTACCGTGTTTTTGTTCCAGACGGTGCTAAAATGTTGTGCTTTTATGTGGTGCGCAGGCCAAGATATATCGAGATGAGAAGAACATCCTCGACCTGTATGTCATCCTCCTGAGATATACGAGGTTGGCTGAACGTTGATTGATTCATCCTGATATTCGCTTCTTACTattgtgatgatgatgatcagTTAACATCTGACTCTGACCGGCTGCAGCTTGCTGTGTGAGACCATCCCCAAGCACCGTGACTACCCCGTATTCAAGTTGAGGGAAGCAGAGTTCGTCAGAAACGCCAACTCCTCTGTAATTCCTCTTACGCGCTCACTAACTACTGTATTTATGTTATCAAACATTTAAAGTATTAGTTTTCATGATCACATAGCACATCTTGAGCCTTATATGTATAATATATGATGTAGAATTTACAGTTCCGATTGGTCATGTTGACTAATCTACCCTCCCCCTCCCCGTGCGCTTGTTTGTCTGATTGACTGTTTTGTTGTAGACACTCATTGATGTTGTCAATGAGCTTGAGTCTCTGAAGCCAGTTGTGAAGCGGCAGCTCGTTGAACATAACAGAAGGGGTAGCCCGGAAGCTAATGGTCTGAATGGAACCCATGCTGCAAGTTTAAGGACGGAGAAGCATCCTCCAACCACATATTCCACACAGGTAATATGGGATTGTGCAACATTTCGTAGTTTGCAATCATTTTGTGGAAAACGAGTTATGTACTGTCAGTTTGCCAGGTGTTCTTTCTGGCTATTCTTTCTCATTCCTTCCCTTCTCCAGCCATTTGTAGGTTCATTGCAAAAATTCTACCCAGACGGGAGGCATCACGTGGCATCACGGACAAGTATCCAAACTGATAGGCAGATCCGCAAACAGTATGTGTATCTTCTGTTCATATTTGTGTGTATGATATGCTGTGTTTCATTTGGCTGAAGTAAAAGTAGTGCCTGAGTGATTTCCAGATTGAACGGTTGTCCACCAATTATGAAAGAGGAAGGCTAGTTGACATGTTTGATAGCTAACCTAAACCACTCTGGTAACTTGATCAATTTCTTAAGCCAAAAAGTTAGGTTTAAAGGGTACACTTCATAAGCAACACAGTAACTTAATCCagatgataagtgccacacgtgtggcacgaagcacTCCGGCCCTGATGTTtttacaactaaagttgccatccgaAAAAAAAcgtaaaaaaaaactgaaatttgccaTCTGAAAAGAGAGTTGCCATCCTCGCGTCACTAAACTTGCCATAAAAAACGTTCGGAGTTGCCATGTGTTCGTGCCACACGTTTGGCACTTATCGGGGTCCTAACTTAATTATGGGACCGCATGCTTTCCTGCATTTGAGTCAGGTCAATTATCAGTCTTTCTCTGACTAGTCGGTTGAATTAGGAGATTTCAGAGATCTAGCTCTGGTTTATGAGTTCTTTTTATTAATACAAGAACATAGTTTTTTCATGGCAGAGTTTAGTCGTGTTTATCAATTTGTCTGGCTGTCCTACAGTTTTATAAGTGGATATTTGAAGTTTGGCACCACATTAATTGTTTCTGGTGATTGGTCATTCTACACTGTACACATTTCGGAGTTGTTAAGCAGAGAAACATCATCCTCTAGCAAGGGGCAAAAGGTTGAATGTGAAGAGCCAACATCATTCCTCCAGAAATGCTGACGCATAGCAGAAGATTAAAGCgtgctgataatgtcaagagagaacggggtagaccaaacttgacatgggaggagtccgtaaagagagacctgaaggactgGAAAATCCACGTGCCAGAACTATGACTAAGTTTCGAGATCTTATAGGTTCcaactctagcctaccccaatTTGTTTGGGACTGAAAGGATGAATTGCTGCTTCTCTTCTAGTTGCATGCATGTGACTTGATATTTTCATAGTCTCTGTTTGCTCCTTTATACGATGCGCTTTTTTTAGACAAAAAATTCCATTACTTTGCCTGACATCCACAGTCATTTAGTGTTATAGATTTGTTGTTGGAATACTTTTTATCGGTGTACTAAGCTAGACTCTTTTCACTTTCTGGCTAAATTATTCAGATTTGTAAATCTGCCTTTTCCGAAAGAAGAGACACTGGCTAGACATTCAATATTAGGGCCTAATGGGCTTCATGGACAATGGAATGGGCCTGTTGCTGCAGTCAAGGCATGTTTGCTTTCGTTACATTTCCCCCAACATGTTTGCATGAGAATTTGATCATGGGCAACCATTATCTTACAAATTTATTTCTGCTTAATGCAGGTCCAATATCCATGCAATCTTGAATTTACACAAAGTGATATGACAAGGTGAGATTTGAGATAGTTTCAGCATAATATCTctaatacaaattctgtttttttgtCTCATTTTTTCTTACCTTGCGCAAAGTTTCGTTCAGTTTTAAAAATGGTGTGCTCTTTCTTTTTTGAAAGCCGCCCTAAGGCCGTGCTTGGATTGGTTGTAATTAAATACGGAGGTGTATGTTTTACACCTGTATCTTACCGGCTGCTTAGCAAATCTCGAACGGAAATAAAACGATGAGCTGAGACCCGTATTCTTTACAGGTGTATTTCAAAAGAACACGACGATCCAAACAGGGCCTCATTGGTCTTTCTACTCTGTTTGAGACCTGGAAGCCTATTGAGATTCATGTATGCATTGAACTATTTTGAGTGGAATCCACTGAACAAACATAAATAATTTAACTATCTCATTGCCTCCAAATTGTTTTAATTGTATGGACTAGATTTAGAAAGAAAGCGGGATTTGACTAGACAAATTCAATGAAGCTAATACAATATTTGAGTAGAAGAGAGATTAGAAGAGTAAACCAAACATATGTATAATTTATATGGAAATTAGTCTGCTCAGTGTGACATTATCACTCTGTTGCTTCTGCAGTCTAGTGCCGGCTATGTTGAACCAAGATGGTCTGCATGGTCCCAGTACCACATATCCTGATAGCACTACAAAAGATAACGATGATATGCAATCTGTTCTATCTCTTGATGATGGTCGATGGTCTGCACCAGCAGAAGAATGCACCTCTACACCTTCTGCTAGTCTGGAGGGAGAATTGTCCCAGTTGAATATCAGACAGCCTTCACCCCCGCCAGTCCTGGCAGAAGTACATCCTGATCGCGCACCCGCAATTTCTCCATCAAGAGTTGGTGATCCAACACAAGGACTTGCTATATCAGAAACCGGTCGTTATCATAACTTGCATGTTGTAAGTTCAAATTACACCCGATTCCATTTGAAATGATATATTGCTCTGTATTTGTTTGTAACTTATGTATTCCTATACAGTTATCTTGACTGATGATTTCAACTTTGTTAGCCGGTGAAGTTGATGGAGTGTTTTCTAAGGGTTGCTGAGGCGAACACTAAAAGAAGTTTAGAAACTTGTGGGGTTCTTGCTGGTACCCTGGTATGTATGTTATTCCGGAAATGAGAACAGTTATTTTGCTCGACTACTGACATCACATTGTATTTTTCATGTAGAAAAAGAGAACTTTTCATATTACAACCTTAATAATTCCAAAGCAGAAATCTACATCTGATTCGGTAAGTTGTTCTTGTATCTTTCGTTGACTAGGTTGTTTACTGTATTAATAATACATTGCTTTCTTTTTTGACAGTGTGAAGCTACAAATGAAGAAGAACTATTTGAAGTTCAGGACAAGGGCTCACTATTCACCCTTGGTTGGATTCATGTAAGTTCAGTTTAAAGAATTTTATGCACCATTGATGCTGTTTGTTGTTTGCTCAAGCCAATAAGGTATATGTAATCTGTTAACAATGTATTTAAAGATATATCAATTAATACATTTTCTTTAGTTCTTTGTCTTCATAATTCATAACTGAAGAAACTCTGTTTAAAACCTTTGTTTTTACAAAGCTGGATACTATGCTATCAAACCCTTTTGCTTGAATTGGCGTGCCACTTTTATTTTGAGAATCTCGCTGATATGCTTACAATTGTCACCTTGAAATCGACATTTGTCCATGTAATTACGTGTATTACATGATTTAGATCCATGTTGCCTAATTGTGGACAATGCTTCATGCACTTCCCATACACAATGGAAGGTGGTGCGGTGCCACAAGGGCATCTTCCATAGTTGATAGGTGAAATCATGGTTTTGCAACTAGATCTGTATGTATATGTATTGCTTTCTTGCAATGTTGTGTTATGTTTTTGCCGCggtaaagctgttgccttgtgaccatgaggtcacgggttgagtcctggaaacagcctattGCAGGaattgtagggaaaggctgcgtattaCAGACCCAAAGCGgccggacccttccccggaccctgcgcaagcgggagctacgtgcaccgggctgccctttgtgTTATGTTTTTGCACTAGGCCATGTCACCGAATCATGGACTTGATAGAATGTAACATCAACAAAATCTGTGTTGTTGAAAATGTGTAAATTCCTATTTAATATTGGTTCAAGGAGATTCATGGCACTCTCAGTTGTATCTCATGCAATATTTGTTTCAAAGATGGATGTGGTAACACATTGCTGTTTTAGTATTAGCCATCTGAATTCTACCAAATGGTAATAAGTAGATGCCATATGGCAATACGTGTTACAGAAGTAGTCCTCAAAAAAGTAAGTGTTACAGAAGTAGGCATAACTGCATAAGTACGGTACTCCATACCTAGCCATAGCTTGGTACTTGGGGATATTATTTATTTGTTGACTGCCTGACCGCTCGCTTCTGTTGTCATAAAAAAGGTTGCTTTCGTCACTAATTGTCTGCTTTCCTTTCCAGACACATCCAACGCAGTCCTGTTTCCTGTCCTCTATTGACCTCCATAATCATTATTCGTACCAGGTAATGTTGGCAGACTGGACCTCTCAGTACCATTACCACTTATTTGGTGGGCAGTTCCATTATAGTATTTTTGTTGTTGCCCTCAACACTCGATGACGTCATTTGTCTCACAGTACAATCGTATGTTTTCAGATAACGAAAACATGAAGAAATTAATTGTATATCAAGATTCTGTAACTCTACTTATTGATGAGATGCTATACAATATGAAAAATCTAGAATGCATATTTGCAAGCATATTTTTAGATCAATATTTAAAATGATATTTGTTTCATTTGTTAATCTTGCTTATCCTATTGTTTCATTTGTATCATGTATTCGGATGCCTACTTTCCCCCCGTGTCCACAAGACAATTCCTTCTGTTTGTTTTTGACCCCTCTTAACTTTGTGTATCCAAAGATGCTTGACCCCTCTTAACTTCGGTAGAATAAATGTTTCCACTTGTAGTCACTCCCACTTGTATTTCCTATGTTCTAGGTAGTATCTATCATACCGGAGTGCATATActcgtagtatgtagtatataagaatgtttaggtagcatgtatactactccctccatacaTAAATATAAGGCGTAGAGACTTGACACAActctctaaaacgtcttatatttatgtACCGAGGGAGTACTTTTTAGGTAGCATGTGCCATATTTTGGGCATACTCCTTTTTTACATACAAATATgtgcgtatttcacaaatataatgaAAATTATGGGCCCACTTGTATTTTTTTTAGATAACTCACTTTGGCATTAAATATAGTATACAAACATATAGTATATATACAACCACAAATCATGTAGTGTACGTGTACTCTGCATCATGATTTTCTACAATTCATTTGAGCAAATGTGTTTGACATTATTGTATCAACAGGTCATGCTACCTGAGGCAATTGCAATAGTTATGGCACCTACCGACACAAGAAAGTAAGTATTTAATTGTTTTGTATGTTCTGTCAACATCCAGTTTTGCGGTCAATCTTTCACTTTTTTTTTGACTGTTGCTAATCAAAATCATATGGACTAGCATTGGCTTGTGGTGAACTTTAGGGTGtttagagcatctctagtagaTGCTCTAAATTTGATAGTCTATATATATATCCCCATGTAGACTATGGTTTAAAAGGATTCCTCATGTATATCTCACAGCTCTCCAGCAGATAGTTTATATTCACATCCTCTATATTCTCTCCTATATTTCAATAATATTTTATAACTACCAATGCAACAACCATTTCACCACCATACTTAGTTCCTGCTAATTAAATACAAACATGATGTAACATCTTGATGCTGTGCAACCATTTTAATTTAAATAGTTGATACTACGTTCTAGTGTGCGTTGATAGCAAAATGTATCAGGCTAATCAATCAAAATAGCACATGCACGTGTGCTATACAGAGAGGAGAAATGAAGAAAAGCAGGCAGACTGATCAGTCAAGCCCATCCCCTGTTAACTTATCTTCTCAGCTTTTCCGAAACAATCATCTTCCTCAGACTCTCCTGTACAGCTCTCTCTTTCCTAACAGAGCGATgcttttcactaaaaaaaaataatGACGCCTGTCACGCCTGCCACTCCTGTCCGTCTCCTTCACTGTTGTCAGCGCCTATGAGGCCCCCATGACTTCCTCTACCTATTCCCCTTCCTACTGCTGCTGCCACCGCCGGCCGCGGCCATGGACACCCCCAGCCCTGTCCACTGCGATCCGAGCCGCCGCCTGCAGCACCACCTCTGCTGCTCCTTCCCCCCGNNNNNNNNNNNNNNNNNNNNNNNNNNNNNNNNNNNNNNNNNNNNNNNNNNNNNNNNNNNNNNNNNNNNNNNNNNNNNNNNNNNNNNNNNNNNNNNNNNNNNNNNNNNNNNNNNNNNNNNNNNNNNNNNNNNNNNNNNNNNNNNNNNNNNNNNNNNNNNNNNNNNNNNNNNNNNNNNNNNNNNNNNNNNNNNNNNNNNNNNNNNNNNNNNNNNNNNNNNNNNNNNNNNNNNNNNNNNNNNNNNNNNNNNNNNNNNNNNNNN
The Triticum dicoccoides isolate Atlit2015 ecotype Zavitan chromosome 3A, WEW_v2.0, whole genome shotgun sequence genome window above contains:
- the LOC119268047 gene encoding AMSH-like ubiquitin thioesterase 3 isoform X2, giving the protein MGPPQPAKGIISIEACARPIAVDHRISLPYYFRIAGTLLRQAKIYRDEKNILDLYVILLRYTSLLCETIPKHRDYPVFKLREAEFVRNANSSTLIDVVNELESLKPVVKRQLVEHNRRGSPEANGLNGTHAASLRTEKHPPTTYSTQPFVGSLQKFYPDGRHHVASRTSIQTDRQIRKQFVNLPFPKEETLARHSILGPNGLHGQWNGPVAAVKVQYPCNLEFTQSDMTSLVPAMLNQDGLHGPSTTYPDSTTKDNDDMQSVLSLDDGRWSAPAEECTSTPSASLEGELSQLNIRQPSPPPVLAEVHPDRAPAISPSRVGDPTQGLAISETGRYHNLHVPVKLMECFLRVAEANTKRSLETCGVLAGTLKKRTFHITTLIIPKQKSTSDSCEATNEEELFEVQDKGSLFTLGWIHTHPTQSCFLSSIDLHNHYSYQVMLPEAIAIVMAPTDTRKKHGIFHLTDPGGIGVIHDCPERGFHPHKAPLDGSPIYEHCSHVYMNADTKFDMIDLREQ
- the LOC119268047 gene encoding AMSH-like ubiquitin thioesterase 3 isoform X1 gives rise to the protein MGPPQPAKGIISIEACARPIAVDHRISLPYYFRIAGTLLRQAKIYRDEKNILDLYVILLRYTSLLCETIPKHRDYPVFKLREAEFVRNANSSTLIDVVNELESLKPVVKRQLVEHNRRGSPEANGLNGTHAASLRTEKHPPTTYSTQPFVGSLQKFYPDGRHHVASRTSIQTDRQIRKQFVNLPFPKEETLARHSILGPNGLHGQWNGPVAAVKVQYPCNLEFTQSDMTRCISKEHDDPNRASLVFLLCLRPGSLLRFILVPAMLNQDGLHGPSTTYPDSTTKDNDDMQSVLSLDDGRWSAPAEECTSTPSASLEGELSQLNIRQPSPPPVLAEVHPDRAPAISPSRVGDPTQGLAISETGRYHNLHVPVKLMECFLRVAEANTKRSLETCGVLAGTLKKRTFHITTLIIPKQKSTSDSCEATNEEELFEVQDKGSLFTLGWIHTHPTQSCFLSSIDLHNHYSYQVMLPEAIAIVMAPTDTRKKHGIFHLTDPGGIGVIHDCPERGFHPHKAPLDGSPIYEHCSHVYMNADTKFDMIDLREQ